Genomic window (Culex pipiens pallens isolate TS chromosome 3, TS_CPP_V2, whole genome shotgun sequence):
ATCGCCCCGCCGGAAGCCCCCGTCACCGGGTACATGTTCGGCAAGGGTATCTACTTCGCCGACATGGTGTCCAAATCCGCCAACTACTGCGCAACCTCGCCCGCAAACTCGACCGGTCTGATGCTGCTGTGCGAGGTGGCCCTCGGTAACATGATGGAGCTGAACCAGGCCCGGTACGTGCAGAAACTCCCCGACAACATGCACAGCTGCAAGGGTGTCGGCAAAACGCAACCCAATCCGGCCGGCGCCTACGTCGGACCGGACGGCGTCGAGATCCCGATGGGACCGGGCGTGACCGATTCCAAGCTGCAGTCGGCACTGCTATACAACGAGTATATCGTGTACGATGTGGCCCAGGTCAACTGCCAGTATCTGTTCAAGATGAACTTCAAGTACAAGTACTAGGAGGTAGGTGAGCGGCTCTCTCTGAACAAATTCGGTTGATATTTACGCCCCGCAGTACAAGTAACCACCCACAAATAAtattcaccaaaataaccccttcAGTATACGTTCCACGTTGAATTCGTTTGTTTTcaggtttcttttttttgttatttaaaatgttttatcgaTCAACTTGAAGTTGTTCCACAGTGTCCGATGCGTTACCCCTCTCTTGAATGACATTCATTAAAGCTAGTTTGATAGGTTTAAGTCGCGTGTTCTTTTGATTGATTAAAACAGTCCGAAATTCCGAGTTCCTTGAAAGGTGATCTTGGCGTAGGTCCTAATCAAACAGTGTCATGCCGATGACGGAGTACGTACCCAGAAGAAGCTCAAGTCCAATCCGAAGGTAACCTATTCCCCTTCCAAATCCGGATATCTTGGAGGTCGTCTTAGTTCTTAGGCATCTCTATAGGGTATCCAATCAACACATCCACTTGGGGGGCACTTCCTCCGTTGATCGTGAGGAGTCGACCAAAAGGACAAATGAAATCAATGGCACCAACCTGGCTATTGCGAGCTTTATGCTCGGCTAGGGTACGGTCAACCAAGCTAAGCTGAAACAGCTTCAAGATTCCGGAAGCCGCTACCAAGCGATGGTGTTGACAGCGTGATAAGACGGGTCATGAAGCATTTGACGTTGTTGGAGAGAAGCTGTTAAGCGGAGAATTTCCACAACCTTGGAAGCAGCGGACGTTGGTGATACCGATACCTAAAGTACCAAAATCGACGCGTCCGGAAGATCACATGCCAATCAACATTTTGCTACTCTATGAGAAGGTTCTGGAAACGGTAGTGAAGGAGCAGGAATTTAGTCCTGTCGGTGTTCGTAGACCTGCAGCAAGCATTCGAGACCATTGACCGATCCAAACTGAAAAATCAGTACTGCGTCGCTATggtgtacactcaacccccggtggttggtcactttttcgtttgacacttttttagtttgtaccccgttggttggtcaaagtcaaactaaaaagtgacgaactgtcattttttacaCGGCGGTCACGCACACTATCGaatcaaacgtttggtagtgtgtgtgaactccgtttaaaaggggtgtcaaactaaaaagtgaccccgttcgtttaacAAAATTCGGTGTCAAGCCATCGGGGTTTAAGTGTACGCGATTCAGAAGCTACTTGGACAGCAGAACGCAGGTGACTCGTTACAACGGTTCTACATCATCAGCCACGGCAGTAGATCTTGGAGTTCCTCAGGGCAGTTTGTTTGGACCGCTTCTCTTAATTTTGTATATCAACGACCTGAAGCACTGAGGTGAGTTCAAGTAAACCTTTTCGCTGATGATACAGTACTGTTTCCCACCGGAAAGAACTTTCACCGAAAGGCTGAATTTCAGCGACGGCGTAAGCAGAGCGGTTCGGATTGATGGCGAGGAAATCGAGAGGGTCGAGACGATCAAATATCTCGGAGTGAAGCTGGGAGAAAAATGGAACTTTAATGATCATATTGACTACACAATACGGCAAGCAGCCCGCAAATTTGCAGAATAAATCGTTGCCTGACGACTAAAACCAAAATGGACGTGTACTGATACTTTGAAAAGAATGCagattagctcctgaaaagtgcaaaACTGGCTAACGGCAAGAAAAAAGGGGCGtccctcaccagcaggatcggcagatttgaagaagctaaagaatgctgATGCGCTACCTGCAAATCCAGGCAGTTTGAGCCAGGACACTCAAAAATCATCTGGAAACTTGTTCGCAACCCTCCCCGTGGACGTGAGCAAGAAAGAAGAAGTTGAACGAAGGGGGAAACTTGTGAAAACTTCGTCATCGGTGATGATGATCCAGGTAAACGTCCACATCCTCCGAgtcctgtacgacatggatgtgagtgtgctgaaagaaaagctcaaaactctgaagttgaacgtgatcgaagtcttcaagacgacgagacacaacaaggacatcagtctgcgatcagcagagaagcgagtcagacgtgcgtccctcacaaaccaaaaaagtgcttaaaaagtgcaaaaatgcctcacggcaagaaaaagaggcggtcctcaccagcaggatcggcagatttgaagaagctaaagaatgccgaagcgctacctgcaaagccaggcagtttgagcaaggacgctcaaacttcgtctggaaaccagttcgctaccctccctgtggacgtgagcgagaaggaagaatttgaacgacgggaaaagttgccacccatttttgtgaaaacatcgtcatcggattcggtgcgaaagtggctgaccggatttatcaaatctggtgctttacgagcttccattcgcttgtgtgctgatggactcaaaattctgctacctaccagaaaggattacaactacgttcgggagtTCCTGAACagcacaaagattgaatactacagccatgacaatccaggtaaacgccccatgaaacaggtcctccgaggcctgtacgacatggatgtgagtgtgctgaaagaagagctcaaaactcttaagttgaacgtgatcgaagtcttcaaggtAACGAGagacaacaaggacatcaagtatggtgatcaactgtacctggttcatttcGAGAAAGGATAGACAACGCCGTCTTAGCACCAagacgtgacgcaatgttcgacCTGCTTgaagtttggacatggtggaaggaactgtttcatcaagagtcgttgtgtaCCCTttcggaggtgagcacaaaactcaagcttgcgaaacaatgaacgagaacatcgaagccaaatgcttcaattgcggtggcgaccattcgaccaagaatcggagctgcccaaaacgagccgagtttgtaaaaattcggttgcaagcgacgacgaggcaccaaccaaatcgtcgcaaaacaccaccagcattcacggacgtggattttcctgctttggcgtcaccaggagcgggaTCTGCTCGAGTGGTTTCAAATCTGTAggcattgccgttgaatcagaaAGAAGAAGACTGAATTTTCTATGATAACagaaagtaaaatcaaatttattacaCTAAACCCAACACCTCCTCGCCGTCCCCACTCTCTTCCTCCTCGCCGTGATCCTCTTCAACTTCAAACTCCCCGACAATGAGTTCCTCCACGCCGTCCAGCACCTCTCCACCCAGCGCCAGCTTATGTCTCTTGCGGTGCTGAAGCAGGCCACTGCTTTTAATAAAACTGCGACCACAAACGTCGCACGTGTGGGGCCGATCCCCGCTGTGAATCCTCCGATGGGCGGCCAAATCACCCTGCTGCGAAAAACACTTGCCGCAATCCACGCAGGCGAAGGGCCGCTCTCCGGTGTGGGTCCGCTGGTGAATCTTCAACAGGAAGACCCGCGCAAAGGCCCGATTGCACACGGTACAAACGTGGGGCTTCTCTTTGGTGTGCGTTTGGTGGTGCACCTTCAGGTTGCTCGACTCGGCGAAGCCACGCCCGCAGATGTCGCACTTGTACGGCTTGATTCCGTTGTGGCGTCGTTCGTGCAGCTCGAGCGCTCCGACGGTGCGGAACCGTTTCGTGCAAAAGCTACACGGAAAGGGGCGTTCCTTTGTGTGAACGCGGATGTGAGCCGTGAGGGCCGAGTTGGACACGAACGCCTTGCGGCAAAACTCGCAGACGTGTTTCTTCTTAGGGTTGTCTGTTGGTGGGCTGCTGTCGTCGTGACCTTGAGCCAGGTGAGTCTGCAGATCGGACTCGTTCTCGAACGTCTTAAGGCAAACGCCGCACACGAAGCTGTGGTGGCTGGCCAAATGTTTGACCAGATTCTTCTGCATCGCAAAGCCCGCTCCACACTCCGGACAGACAAAGTTCAGTTGCAGTGGCCTGGGCCGAACCACCTTTTCAACGTTTTTCTCTTTGGTTTTGAGCTCCTCAAAGTCATCCGGCTGCAGTTCGCTGTCCTGGCTGCTGATCAGCTCGTCGTAGTCGAACTTGGCCAGCTCGGGATCGTTCGGATCGTCGGCGATGATGAACTGAATCCTCGGCTCGCCACTGTCCCGCGTGTCGCCGTCTTCCTCCTCAAGCTTAACCAGCCCGGCCGTGTCCAGCTGGTCCTGCTCCTGCTCAAACACCACATCGTCGTCCTCCTCGACCACCGTAATCGACGCGTTCTGCAGCACCTGTTCCGTCTTGGCGCACCGGTCCCGGAAGCGGGCCGCGTTGGCCAGATCGTTGAGGCAGTTGCCGCAGATGCTCTTGGAGTATGCGTCTTCCTCCGCAATCTGTAACGACCCTGGGTCTAGATTTCAAGTCATCTCGGAAAAGTCTGGAACACTCACCTCGATGCCGCCACACGTTGCAATCAGGTCGCAAATGCGGCTCTCGAACTCGTCCAGCACGTCGAACACGAAGATCAGGTCGCGCTCGTCCTCGGTcaggcagcagcggcagcactCGGGAACGACGGTGGCCATTTCGGCGGCACCACTTGTGAGTTTGATGTGTGTGAAATTTTCTCGCGGATTCTTGTTTATTTTGGTTGCTACGGGATACAACGAGGGTCAGCTGTTCGCAGAAACGTCAAAAACAGCTGATTGGACTAAGGTAACTTGATTGATTAGGTAGTTTAGGAGGTTTGATTTAGGGTGGTACTAAATCCTTCATctccagctttttttttgttaaattcaaaAGGCCTGAAACCCCAAGATCATCTTCGTTATGTTCCGTAGATTCAgagaaaaattgattaaattttaacaaGCGTGCTGAAATTTGTTTCAACGAATCTTCTCGGTGGTTTACGCTTTGCAGTAGGCCTGGTTGTTGCAAGATTTTTGCCGTTCAttgcaaatgtaaacaaaaaaatgaggtGCAGTGTTAATGCTACAAGAATAATCATCATAACGGAGAACTTTAGATACTTGAAGAGCACTTCCCGAGatttgcaaattttggattgcttcCCCGtgtagagccctaagacgaagttctttgtcaaaaaatagcCGTGAGGTCAAGCGATCTTCATTTCAAGCAGACGGTCAGGGCTCGTATCCCGCTCGGTCACTTCGCAATTCTTTTTTGGAGGAAGGAAAGATGACCGCAACCACCACATCAAGGCGTGAAGATAACACTTCAACCCGATTTGCCCTTTTGGAAAGTTGATCCCGTCCAGCTGaagtttgtttgtaaacaaaccgtTGACCCATATATTTTCGCTTGCAACAAAAACGCATCCAAAGCTGCGATGGACGAAACCATCAGCTTGGACCAGCTATCGCTGGCGTTCACTTGCCGAACCTGTCTAAACACCGACTCCCGCCAGCAGCTGGTTCCGATCTTCGACGGTCCCTTTGAGCTGCTCCAGCAGCTGCAGTTCCTCAAGCTGAAGGTGAGTTACCTCCACCCCACTGGAAAGCGCGTTTACCAGAGTGGTCTTCTTTCCAGATCGCACCGGACGACGGACTTCCGGCCAGTATCTGCAGCGGTTGCGTGGAACGTCTAGCTTCCGTCGACGCCTTCCGCACGCAGTGCGAAAAGGCGCAGGAAGTTCTGGACAGCTACTTTGCTGGGAAGGTGGTCGAGGAGCTGCAGTACACGGATGTGGAACAGCTGGAAGAACCGGCGGAACAGGATGAAGATCTGCACTGTTCGGTTTGTGGGAAGGGTTACAAGCGGAGGGGTCATCTGGAACGACACCTACTCAAACACAAGATTGGGGATGAGACTAAAGTGGAACCCGTGGCACCTGCCACCAGCTACGTCTGCTTGAAGTGTGGCAAGCGGTTCATGAAGGTGGAAACGCTGCTTCAGCACAAGACGGACGGGAAGTGCGTCTCGGCGGAGCAACCAGCGTGTCGTTTCTGCTTCGAGCGGTTTTCTACGGAGCAAGAGCTGGAAGCTCATCTGGAGCAGGCTCATCCGAAGGATCGTCCACACGCGTGTCCACTGTGCAAAAAGACATTCCAGAGTGTTTCGAACCGGAACACTCATCTGCTGCTACACAACGGGGAAGGTTCGGTAAAGTGCAACGAGTGCGAGCAGTCCTTCCGGAGCAAGGTATATCTGAGGCGACACGTCAAAGCGGTTCATACGGTGAGCCATCACGAGTGCGACCAATGTGAGGCTACCTTCACCAGCACCGCCAAGTACGAGTACCACCTGAAGTCGCACAATCCGAACAAAAAGTACCAATGCCGGGACTGCCCAAAGTCCTTCCTTCAGCAGCACCACCTGATCAATCACGAGCGCATCCACTCCGGCATGAAGCCGTTCCTTTGCAACGTGTGCGGCAAGGGCTTCATGCACGAACCCAGTTTCAAGACGCACCTGAAAATCCACGCCGGAGTCCGACCACACGTCTGTGAGATCTGCTCGAAGAGCTTCGTTCTGCGAGCTACGTACGTTCAGCACGTGGCCAAACACGGGAATATACGGGCGTACCAGTGCGACCACTGTGGCAAGGACTTTGTTCAGCGAGCGGCGCTCGCGGCTCACCTCAAAACGCACAGCCAAACAGAGCAACCGGACGAACCAGCAAAGAGCAAAGCAGAAGATCTCCAGCCCAAGTTGGAAGCACCAGTGAAGAGTGCCAAGAGCTTGAACTTCATGTGTCAACAGTGCAACCGGGTGTTCAAGCTGCCCTCGTCGCTGGAGTCGCACATGAAGATCCACCGTGAGGAGCGGAATCACGTTTGTGGTGAGTGCGGCAACTGCTTCAAGCGGGCGGAACATCTGCGTGTGCACATCAACGGAGTCCATCTGAAGCGCAAGCCGTACAGCTGCGAGGTGAGTCGCGTTATCAGTTTGGGGGTGAAAGGCTAGTTTATTTATTGCAACAAAGTAACTAACTTAGATTACGCTCACAAATGAAGTAACGGCCATTTTCGTAGCTTCCCAAACCCCATTTCCACAGGTCTTCTGACTTTTGGTATCCCAAGAAGATGCAATTGCCATTAGCATGATCGACGTAATTTCGGCGTTCCTGATAACTGCTCACCACGTCAAACCAGTTGAACCAGGTAATGCGACCGCCCGTCGAGTACCAGTGAAAGTTGCGTCGATCGCCCAGGTCGTTTCCTCCCGTCCAGAACTCTGTATCGACTCCCTTATCGGTTCCATTGATGGCGACCTCGATGCGCAGTTGATCTTCCGCACTGCGCACTCTGGTCAGCTTCAGCCCAAGATAGTGGCAGTACTCCATCGCTTTGAACCAGTTGGCCTGGAAAGAGTCTAAGCTGGATCACTCAAAGTAACAGAACTCAATTCAAACCTTAAAATTGGGAATCACAAACTCGGCCTTGTCCTCGCACTCTGCCTTCGGACCAAAACCTGTGGTGGACAC
Coding sequences:
- the LOC120425864 gene encoding zinc finger protein 260-like isoform X1; this translates as MDETISLDQLSLAFTCRTCLNTDSRQQLVPIFDGPFELLQQLQFLKLKIAPDDGLPASICSGCVERLASVDAFRTQCEKAQEVLDSYFAGKVVEELQYTDVEQLEEPAEQDEDLHCSVCGKGYKRRGHLERHLLKHKIGDETKVEPVAPATSYVCLKCGKRFMKVETLLQHKTDGKCVSAEQPACRFCFERFSTEQELEAHLEQAHPKDRPHACPLCKKTFQSVSNRNTHLLLHNGEGSVKCNECEQSFRSKVYLRRHVKAVHTVSHHECDQCEATFTSTAKYEYHLKSHNPNKKYQCRDCPKSFLQQHHLINHERIHSGMKPFLCNVCGKGFMHEPSFKTHLKIHAGVRPHVCEICSKSFVLRATYVQHVAKHGNIRAYQCDHCGKDFVQRAALAAHLKTHSQTEQPDEPAKSKAEDLQPKLEAPVKSAKSLNFMCQQCNRVFKLPSSLESHMKIHREERNHVCGECGNCFKRAEHLRVHINGVHLKRKPYSCEVCHKTFAQSGDRNVHMRRHNGDDRPHKCAYCDKSFGLAKALRSHVRLHTGERPFVCSLCQAGFISYSALAAHTLKHQEEELIRSELQT
- the LOC120425864 gene encoding gastrula zinc finger protein XlCGF57.1-like isoform X2 gives rise to the protein MDETISLDQLSLAFTCRTCLNTDSRQQLVPIFDGPFELLQQLQFLKLKIAPDDGLPASICSGCVERLASVDAFRTQCEKAQEVLDSYFAGKVVEELQYTDVEQLEEPAEQDEDLHCSVCGKGYKRRGHLERHLLKHKIGDETKVEPVAPATSYVCLKCGKRFMKVETLLQHKTDGKCVSAEQPACRFCFERFSTEQELEAHLEQAHPKDRPHACPLCKKTFQSVSNRNTHLLLHNGEGSVKCNECEQSFRSKVYLRRHVKAVHTVSHHECDQCEATFTSTAKYEYHLKSHNPNKKYQCRDCPKSFLQQHHLINHERIHSGMKPFLCNVCGKGFMHEPSFKTHLKIHAGVRPHVCEICSKSFVLRATYVQHVAKHGNIRAYQCDHCGKDFVQRAALAAHLKTHSQTEQPDEPAKSKAEDLQPKLEAPVKSAKSLNFMCQQCNRVFKLPSSLESHMKIHREERNHVCGECGNCFKRAEHLRVHINGVHLKRKPYSCELPKPHFHRSSDFWYPKKMQLPLA